A genomic window from bacterium includes:
- a CDS encoding D-Ala-D-Ala carboxypeptidase family metallohydrolase — protein sequence MARSTVSAGDHALEGLRRQLAYPEIERFRQESVNLFSPYFYGAGMVSKTTFPDWKAEAGNEKIPWNVRVMERSPYERWGLDGPVVAPRVDPVPSPEDVSVTHDDLQELLEGRLITHFTAAEICPRALPPASIWTNIIPTLRYAEVLRREFGPCTVHSGYRDPVHNKAVGGAKRSLHVAFNALDLSFRDGDPSEWADIALLDGLNQFGGVGCYPTFVHIDTRYLVFGRPPTSWEE from the coding sequence ATGGCGAGATCGACGGTGAGTGCGGGGGATCATGCGTTGGAGGGTCTTCGCAGGCAACTGGCGTATCCAGAGATAGAGAGGTTCCGCCAGGAGAGCGTCAACCTTTTCAGTCCGTATTTTTATGGAGCCGGCATGGTGAGCAAGACCACCTTCCCGGACTGGAAGGCGGAGGCGGGGAATGAAAAGATCCCCTGGAATGTTCGAGTCATGGAGAGAAGCCCTTATGAGCGTTGGGGCTTGGATGGCCCTGTCGTGGCTCCTCGTGTTGATCCTGTCCCTTCTCCTGAGGATGTGTCTGTGACCCATGATGATCTCCAAGAGCTTCTCGAGGGCCGGCTCATCACCCACTTCACGGCTGCTGAGATCTGCCCCAGGGCCCTTCCCCCTGCCTCAATATGGACCAACATCATTCCCACACTTCGGTACGCGGAAGTACTCAGACGAGAGTTTGGCCCCTGTACCGTACACTCTGGGTATCGCGACCCGGTCCATAACAAAGCGGTCGGCGGAGCGAAGCGGTCCCTCCACGTAGCCTTCAATGCGTTGGACCTGAGTTTCAGGGATGGAGACCCCTCCGAGTGGGCAGACATCGCGCTCCTCGATGGGCTCAATCAGTTTGGTGGGGTAGGTTGCTATCCCACCTTCGTTCACATCGATACACGATATCTGGTGTTTGGAAGACCCCCGACAAGCTGGGAAGAATGA